A stretch of Alkalicella caledoniensis DNA encodes these proteins:
- a CDS encoding ABC transporter permease — translation MVRKFLTNTYVFLMYLFLYAPILVLVIFSFNDSRSRTSWEGFTLRWYRELFSNDQIMQSLRYTLIIAILAAMISTIIGTFAAIGIYKMRFLERQLVLNLNYLPVLNPDILTGLSLMLLFIFLNIPLGFITLLLAHITFCIPYVILSVLPKLRQLPANTMEAAMDLGAEPLYAIKKVILPQITPGIVSGSLIAFTLSIDDFVISFFTTGRGVSNLSITIFSMARRGINPTINALSTLLFCSVLILLLLINFQKDKEKERGF, via the coding sequence ATGGTAAGAAAATTTTTGACAAATACCTATGTTTTCTTAATGTACCTATTCCTATACGCTCCAATCTTGGTACTAGTGATATTCTCCTTTAATGATTCAAGATCTAGGACATCGTGGGAAGGCTTTACTTTAAGATGGTATAGAGAACTATTTAGTAATGATCAAATAATGCAGTCCCTTAGATATACACTGATTATTGCTATACTAGCTGCCATGATATCCACGATTATTGGAACTTTTGCTGCCATAGGGATCTATAAGATGAGGTTTTTAGAAAGACAATTGGTGTTAAACTTGAACTATCTTCCAGTGTTAAACCCTGATATTCTAACAGGACTGTCACTAATGCTTCTATTTATATTTCTAAACATCCCACTGGGATTTATTACACTGTTACTAGCCCATATAACATTTTGTATACCATATGTAATATTGTCGGTTCTACCAAAGCTTAGGCAGCTACCAGCTAACACCATGGAAGCTGCCATGGACTTAGGAGCAGAGCCTTTGTATGCCATTAAAAAAGTGATTTTACCTCAGATAACTCCAGGTATTGTAAGCGGTTCCCTTATTGCGTTTACCCTGTCAATTGATGATTTTGTAATCAGTTTCTTTACAACAGGCCGAGGGGTTTCAAACTTGTCCATAACAATCTTCTCCATGGCAAGAAGGGGAATAAATCCAACAATAAATGCATTATCCACACTTCTTTTTTGTAGTGTACTAATACTACTACTTCTAATAAATTTCCAAAAAGATAAAGAAAAAGAAAGAGGGTTTTAG
- a CDS encoding ABC transporter permease — translation MKKWIAYPYVVYMLIFILLPLLLTFFYSFTYQDIDGTTRFTVEHFKVFFTGAGYTNPRIFLNILFRSLRLAFITTVVCLILGYPLAMILSRMKGVAKSNLVLLLIVPMWMNFLIRTYAWMSILSREGILNSFLSRIGLPTVNILYTETAVILGMVYNFIPFMILPIYTILVKMDRSVLEAAADLGANKFITFIKVIFPLSLPGVLSGVTMVFMPSVSTFVIPRLLGGGRVEMIGNLIEQQFLGEYNWNFGSAVSIIMMTFILVFMFVLQKGDDKEQGGAIW, via the coding sequence ATGAAAAAGTGGATAGCGTACCCCTATGTAGTCTATATGCTTATTTTTATACTACTTCCCCTTCTATTGACCTTTTTCTATAGCTTTACATATCAAGATATAGATGGTACCACACGCTTTACTGTAGAGCACTTCAAAGTATTCTTTACAGGTGCTGGCTACACAAACCCTAGAATTTTTCTAAATATACTATTTAGGTCTTTACGATTAGCTTTTATAACCACTGTTGTTTGCTTAATTTTGGGATACCCCCTAGCTATGATTTTAAGTAGGATGAAAGGTGTGGCAAAAAGTAACCTTGTGCTATTGCTCATTGTTCCCATGTGGATGAACTTCCTTATCAGAACATATGCGTGGATGTCCATACTGAGCCGAGAGGGTATACTCAATAGCTTTTTAAGCCGCATTGGCCTTCCCACTGTAAACATACTTTACACTGAAACAGCTGTAATTTTAGGTATGGTATATAATTTTATTCCCTTTATGATACTTCCCATCTACACAATCCTTGTTAAAATGGATAGAAGTGTCTTGGAGGCTGCAGCAGATTTAGGTGCCAATAAATTTATAACATTTATAAAAGTAATATTTCCCTTAAGCTTACCTGGGGTTTTGTCAGGAGTTACAATGGTTTTTATGCCATCTGTTAGCACTTTCGTTATACCAAGGCTTTTAGGTGGAGGTAGGGTAGAAATGATAGGAAATTTAATTGAACAGCAATTTCTAGGAGAGTACAACTGGAATTTCGGTTCAGCAGTTTCCATAATCATGATGACATTTATCTTAGTGTTTATGTTTGTATTACAAAAGGGTGACGACAAGGAGCAGGGGGGAGCCATATGGTAA
- the potA gene encoding spermidine/putrescine ABC transporter ATP-binding protein, translated as MINLVDIHKSYGDQIVIDKLNLYIKENEFLTLLGPSGCGKTTTLRMIGGFENPTNGDILFLDKKINDLPPYKRQINTVFQKYALFPHLNVFENIAFGLKIKKMPKKTIEEKVEQMLAIVGLKGLEKRNVESLSGGQQQRIAIARSLVNEPKVLLLDEPLGALDLKLRKEMQIELKNMQRQLGITFVYVTHDQEEALTMSDTIVVMDKGKIQQVGTPIDIYNEPKNAFVADFIGESNIIDGIMHDDFDVSFCHTRFVCIDKGFSKEEKVDVVVRPEDLLIVKEEEGTMQGVVESVIFKGVHYEMQILCNDYSWTVHSTDMAPVGQRVGINIDPEDIHIMRK; from the coding sequence TTGATAAACCTCGTAGATATTCACAAGAGTTATGGGGATCAAATCGTAATTGACAAGTTGAATCTGTACATAAAAGAAAACGAATTTTTGACTCTACTTGGGCCAAGTGGCTGTGGTAAAACTACCACACTTAGAATGATAGGGGGATTCGAAAATCCCACAAATGGGGACATACTTTTCCTTGATAAGAAAATAAATGACCTACCGCCCTACAAAAGACAGATAAATACTGTTTTCCAAAAGTACGCCTTATTTCCGCATCTCAACGTCTTTGAAAACATCGCTTTTGGCCTTAAAATAAAAAAAATGCCTAAAAAGACCATAGAAGAAAAAGTCGAGCAGATGCTAGCTATAGTTGGTTTAAAAGGCCTTGAAAAGAGAAATGTAGAGTCATTAAGTGGTGGTCAGCAGCAAAGGATTGCCATAGCTAGGTCATTGGTAAATGAACCAAAAGTATTGTTGTTAGATGAGCCCCTTGGTGCACTGGATTTAAAGCTCCGCAAAGAAATGCAGATAGAGCTTAAAAATATGCAAAGGCAGTTAGGAATCACATTTGTTTATGTAACCCATGACCAAGAAGAGGCCCTTACCATGTCAGATACCATAGTTGTAATGGATAAAGGTAAAATTCAACAAGTGGGGACACCTATTGATATATATAACGAGCCGAAAAATGCTTTTGTAGCTGATTTTATAGGAGAAAGCAATATTATAGACGGTATCATGCATGATGACTTTGATGTTTCATTTTGCCATACTAGGTTTGTATGTATAGATAAAGGATTTAGCAAAGAGGAAAAGGTGGATGTTGTTGTAAGGCCAGAGGATTTATTGATAGTTAAAGAAGAAGAGGGAACCATGCAGGGGGTAGTTGAGTCAGTTATATTTAAAGGTGTGCATTATGAGATGCAAATCCTTTGTAATGACTATAGCTGGACAGTGCATAGTACTGATATGGCTCCAGTGGGCCAAAGGGTTGGTATCAACATCGATCCTGAAGATATCCACATAATGAGGAAATAA